Proteins from one Phocoena sinus isolate mPhoSin1 chromosome 8, mPhoSin1.pri, whole genome shotgun sequence genomic window:
- the MMP27 gene encoding matrix metalloproteinase-27 codes for MKSLLLFLVLVTFSSAFPTDRKMEYEENMKLAQAYLNQFYSLEIEGSHLVQSKNRSVIDSKIREMQAFFGLTVTGKLDSNTLEIMKTPRCGVPDVGQYGYTLPGWKKYNLTYRIVNYTPDMARADVDEAIQKGLEVWSKVTPLIFTKISKGIADIMIAFRTRVHGWCPRYFDGPLGVLGHAFPPGLGLGGDTHFDEDENWTKDGAGFNLFLVAAHEFGHSLGLSHTNDQTALMFPNYVSLDPSKYPLSQDDINGIQSIYGSPPKTPAKPKGPTVPHACDPDLTFDAITTFRREVMFFKGRHLWRIYYDITDVEFELISSFWPSLPADIQAAYENPKDKILVFKDENFWMIRGYAVLPDYPKSIHILGFPRRVKKIDAAVCDRNTRKTYFFVGIWCWRYDELPKPWTKGVHTGW; via the exons atgaagagcCTTCTTCTATTTTTGGTCCTTGTAacattttcttctgcatttcCCACAGACCGAAAGATGGAgtatgaagaaaatatgaaactGGCTCAG GCATATCTCAACCAGTTCTACTCTCTTGAAATAGAAGGGAGTCATCTTGTTCAAAGCAAGAACAGAAGTGTCATAGACAGCAAAATTCGTGAAATGCAAGCATTTTTCGGATTGACAGTGACTGGAAAACTGGACTCAAATACTCTTGAGATCATGAAGACACCCAGGTGTGGGGTGCCTGATGTGGGTCAGTATGGCTACACTCTCCCTGGGTGGAAGAAATACAATCTCACATACAG AATTGTAAACTACACTCCAGATATGGCACGAGCTGATGTGGATGAGGCTATCCAAAAAGGTTTAGAAGTGTGGAGCAAAGTTACTCCACTAATATTCACCAAGATTTCCAAAGGGATTGCAGACATCATGATTGCCTTTAGGACCCGAG TCCATGGTTGGTGTCCTCGTTATTTTGATGGCCCCTTGGGAGTCCTTGGCCATGCCTTTCCTCCTGGTCTGGGTCTGGGTGGAGACACTCACTTTGATGAGGATGAAAACTGGACCAAGGATGGAGCAG GATTCAACTTGTTTCTTGTGGCTGCTCATGAATTTGGTCATTCACTGGGGCTCTCTCACACCAATGATCAAACAGCTTTGATGTTCCCAAATTATGTCTCCCTGGATCCTAGCAAATACCCACTTTCTCAGGATGATATCAATGGAATACAATCCATCTATG GAAGTCCACCTAAGACACCTGCTAAGCCAAAGGGACCCACTGTACCCCATGCCTGTGACCCCGATTTGACTTTTGATGCTATCACCACTTTCCGCAGAGAAGTAATGTTCTTTAAAGGCAG GCATCTATGGAGGATCTACTATGATATCACTGATGTTGAATTTGAATTGATCTCTTCATTCTGGCCATCTCTGCCAGCTGATATTCAAGCTGCATATGAGAACCCCAAAGACAAGATTCTggtttttaaag ATGAAAACTTCTGGATGATCAGAGGATATGCTGTCTTGCCAGATTATCCCAAATCCATCCATATACTTGGATTTCCAAGACGTGTGAAGAAAATTGATGCAGCTGTCTGTGATCGAAACACAAGAAAAACCTACTTCTTTGTGGGCATTTGGTGCTGGAG GTATGATGAGTTACCCAAACCATGGACAAAGGGTGTCCATACAGGGTGGTAA